One stretch of Nocardia fluminea DNA includes these proteins:
- a CDS encoding GntP family permease: MGATIDWLRTTTPGLLVLCGLAIAVLLIAIIKVKLEPFVALLLTGLLLALAAGLPIAQIVGTPLKAGESLLETGFGGILGHIAVIIGLGTVLGAILERSGGADVLTDKLLKMFGEKGAPVAMGLLGLIFGIPVFFDIGIFVLAPLVYVAAKRGGRSLVLYAMPMLAGLSMTHAFLPPHPGPVALGGLLGVSLGWLILMGFVCGIPGFIAAGIVWGTYIGKRVQVSVPEEFVPLEPEPEPESSGGSGGTAVITKSPPSVALIGGIIAIPLVLILGATFGYQLLDKDSTLLQVLTFFGTPAVALLITVLVAFYLLGIRRGSTVQELSTITAESLKPVGMVLLVVGAGAFFGKVISATGIGTALADTMSAAGLPIIVLAYLISCGLRIAQGSATVAIVTTGGIVAPLVAEQGYSQMSIALIAMAIAAGSIILSHVNDGGFWIIAKYFNMTVKQTLQTWTVLETILSVVSFAVAALLFSIV, encoded by the coding sequence ATGGGCGCCACCATCGACTGGTTGCGCACCACCACCCCCGGGTTGCTGGTGCTGTGCGGTCTCGCGATCGCTGTCCTGCTCATCGCCATCATCAAGGTCAAACTGGAGCCGTTCGTCGCGCTCTTGCTGACCGGGCTCCTGCTGGCGCTGGCCGCCGGGCTGCCGATCGCCCAGATCGTCGGCACACCGCTGAAAGCCGGTGAGTCACTGCTGGAAACCGGCTTCGGCGGCATCCTCGGCCACATCGCGGTGATCATCGGGCTCGGCACCGTGCTCGGTGCGATCCTCGAAAGATCCGGTGGCGCCGACGTGCTCACCGACAAACTGCTGAAGATGTTCGGCGAGAAGGGCGCTCCCGTCGCGATGGGCCTGCTCGGTCTCATCTTCGGCATCCCGGTGTTCTTCGACATCGGCATCTTCGTGCTCGCGCCGCTGGTCTATGTCGCGGCCAAGCGCGGCGGGCGATCGCTGGTCCTCTACGCCATGCCGATGCTCGCCGGGCTGTCGATGACGCACGCCTTCCTGCCGCCGCATCCCGGTCCCGTCGCGCTCGGTGGACTGCTCGGGGTGAGTCTGGGCTGGCTGATCCTCATGGGCTTCGTCTGTGGCATCCCGGGTTTCATCGCCGCGGGCATCGTGTGGGGCACCTATATCGGTAAGCGCGTGCAGGTCTCGGTGCCCGAGGAGTTCGTGCCCTTGGAGCCCGAGCCGGAGCCGGAGTCCTCCGGTGGTTCGGGTGGGACCGCGGTGATCACGAAGTCCCCACCCTCGGTGGCGCTGATCGGTGGCATCATCGCGATCCCGCTCGTCTTGATCCTGGGCGCCACGTTCGGTTACCAGTTGCTGGACAAGGATTCGACGCTGCTGCAGGTGCTCACCTTCTTCGGCACTCCGGCGGTCGCGCTGCTCATCACCGTGCTCGTCGCGTTCTATCTCCTCGGGATCCGGCGCGGTTCGACGGTGCAGGAACTGAGCACCATCACCGCCGAATCGCTCAAGCCGGTCGGCATGGTGTTGCTGGTGGTCGGCGCCGGCGCGTTCTTCGGCAAGGTCATCTCGGCCACCGGCATCGGCACGGCCCTGGCCGACACAATGTCCGCGGCGGGACTGCCCATCATCGTGCTCGCCTACCTGATCAGCTGCGGACTGCGCATCGCCCAGGGCTCGGCGACGGTCGCCATCGTCACCACCGGCGGCATCGTCGCCCCGCTGGTGGCCGAGCAGGGCTATTCGCAGATGTCGATCGCGCTGATCGCCATGGCGATCGCGGCGGGCTCGATCATCCTCAGCCACGTCAACGACGGCGGCTTCTGGATCATCGCGAAGTACTTCAACATGACAGTGAAGCAGACGCTCCAGACCTGGACGGTGCTCGAGACCATCCTGTCGGTGGTCAGTTTCGCGGTCGCGGCCCTGTTGTTCTCGATCGTCTGA
- a CDS encoding bifunctional 4-hydroxy-2-oxoglutarate aldolase/2-dehydro-3-deoxy-phosphogluconate aldolase gives MNPLLSSSSEAMDVIRADRALTVVRAPDIPDPAALAAALAGAGLRAVELTFTTLGVLDAISKAAAATDAVIGVGTVTTREQAEAAIAVGARFLVTPALRPEVAEVAVAHTIPVIMGAFTPSEVLAAAEMGATAVKIFPARALGPQYIKDLLGPFPHMFLIPSGGVNSHNARDFLRAGAIAVTAGTEVVAPTDVETARWSHIGSKAAHFVHSLD, from the coding sequence ATGAATCCCTTGCTGAGCTCGTCGTCGGAGGCCATGGACGTGATCCGCGCGGACCGTGCCCTCACGGTGGTCCGCGCCCCCGACATCCCCGACCCGGCCGCGCTGGCCGCGGCGCTCGCGGGCGCCGGTCTGCGCGCGGTCGAACTGACCTTCACCACCCTCGGTGTGCTCGACGCCATCAGCAAGGCCGCCGCGGCCACCGACGCCGTGATCGGGGTCGGCACCGTCACCACCCGCGAGCAGGCCGAAGCCGCCATCGCGGTCGGCGCCCGCTTCCTGGTGACGCCCGCGCTGCGCCCCGAGGTCGCCGAAGTGGCGGTGGCACACACGATTCCGGTGATCATGGGCGCGTTCACGCCCTCGGAGGTCCTCGCCGCGGCCGAGATGGGGGCGACGGCGGTGAAGATCTTCCCGGCTCGCGCGCTCGGCCCGCAGTACATCAAGGATCTGCTCGGGCCGTTCCCGCACATGTTCCTGATCCCCTCCGGCGGCGTGAATTCCCACAACGCCCGCGACTTCCTCCGAGCGGGCGCGATCGCCGTCACCGCGGGCACCGAAGTGGTCGCCCCCACCGACGTCGAGACCGCGCGCTGGTCCCACATCGGCTCCAAAGCCGCGCATTTCGTTCATTCGCTCGATTGA
- a CDS encoding N-acyl-D-amino-acid deacylase family protein, translated as MTHLLFRDIDIVDGTGGPRTRGDVRVHDGRIAEIAPPGTIDSDARVVPVQPGSVLAPGFIDMHAHSDLYLLTHPDHFPKITQGVTTEVIGQDGLSYAPIDEAALAVVRKQIAGWNGNPRDFDFSWRTVAQYLDRLDEGITPNAAYLVPQGTLRMLVVGSEQRAASAAEIDRMCALLAEGFDQGAVGMSSGLTYTPGMYADTGELAALCAVVASYGGFYAPHARSYGAGALEAYAEMIGLATATGCALHLTHATMNFGVNRGRAPEFLAMLAAARADGCDITLDTYPYLPGSTTLSALLPSWAMSGGPDAALARLDDPVERARITEDVDVNGSDGCHGVTVEWETIQISGVGDDALSDAVGRTVAELATERGIAPVEVFFDLLRRDQLATTILQHVGHEENVRAIMIDPGHMGGSDGLLVGARPHPRAWGTFPRYLSRYVRELGVLGLEDCVHHLTGRPAARLRLAERGLVRSGYAADLVVFDPATIHDTATFEHPQQQARGIQHVLVNGEFALENGTATGVRAGRSLRLDTTKEETR; from the coding sequence ATGACGCACCTGCTCTTTCGTGACATCGACATCGTCGACGGCACCGGCGGCCCACGCACCAGGGGCGACGTGCGGGTCCACGACGGCCGCATCGCCGAGATCGCGCCACCCGGCACCATCGACTCCGACGCGAGAGTCGTTCCGGTACAGCCGGGTTCGGTCCTGGCGCCCGGCTTCATCGATATGCACGCGCATTCCGACCTCTACCTGCTCACCCATCCCGACCACTTCCCGAAGATCACCCAGGGCGTCACCACCGAGGTGATCGGTCAGGACGGGCTGTCCTACGCGCCGATCGACGAGGCCGCACTCGCGGTGGTGCGCAAGCAGATCGCGGGCTGGAACGGCAACCCGCGCGACTTCGACTTCAGCTGGCGGACCGTCGCGCAATACCTGGACCGCCTCGACGAGGGCATCACGCCCAACGCCGCCTACCTCGTCCCCCAGGGCACGTTGCGCATGCTCGTCGTCGGCAGCGAGCAGCGGGCGGCGAGCGCCGCCGAGATCGACCGGATGTGCGCGCTGCTGGCCGAGGGGTTCGACCAGGGTGCGGTCGGCATGTCCAGCGGTCTCACCTACACCCCCGGAATGTATGCCGACACGGGCGAACTCGCCGCGTTGTGCGCCGTGGTCGCGTCGTACGGCGGGTTCTACGCACCACACGCCCGCTCCTACGGCGCGGGGGCGCTCGAGGCCTACGCGGAGATGATCGGACTGGCGACAGCGACCGGCTGCGCGCTTCACCTGACCCACGCCACCATGAACTTCGGCGTGAACCGCGGCCGCGCACCGGAATTCCTCGCGATGCTCGCCGCGGCGCGTGCCGACGGCTGCGACATCACCCTCGACACCTACCCCTATCTGCCCGGCTCGACCACGCTGTCCGCGCTGCTGCCCAGCTGGGCGATGTCGGGAGGTCCCGACGCCGCACTGGCCCGGCTGGACGACCCGGTCGAGCGCGCCAGGATCACCGAAGATGTCGACGTCAACGGCTCCGACGGCTGCCACGGCGTCACCGTCGAATGGGAGACCATCCAGATCAGCGGCGTCGGCGACGACGCGCTCTCGGACGCGGTGGGCCGCACCGTCGCCGAGCTCGCGACCGAGCGCGGCATCGCCCCGGTGGAGGTCTTCTTCGACCTGCTGCGCCGCGACCAGCTCGCCACGACGATTCTGCAGCACGTCGGCCACGAGGAGAACGTGCGCGCCATCATGATCGACCCCGGCCACATGGGCGGCAGCGACGGCCTGCTCGTCGGCGCCCGACCACACCCGCGCGCCTGGGGCACCTTTCCGCGCTACCTGTCGCGCTATGTCCGGGAACTGGGCGTTCTCGGACTCGAGGACTGCGTGCACCACCTCACCGGCCGCCCGGCCGCCCGCCTGCGCCTGGCCGAACGCGGGCTCGTCCGGTCCGGGTACGCCGCCGACCTGGTCGTGTTCGATCCGGCGACCATCCACGACACCGCGACATTCGAGCACCCACAGCAGCAGGCCCGTGGCATCCAGCACGTGCTGGTCAACGGTGAATTCGCGCTGGAGAACGGCACCGCGACCGGCGTACGCGCCGGTCGCTCCCTGCGCCTGGACACCACGAAGGAGGAGACCCGATGA
- a CDS encoding amino acid deaminase, whose product MIDNDVVDALADELLGPHDKSAPPAAWGSAVREYLVGAPRLDQWQTPLLTLDRGRLDANRDLMAEWTTTAGVALAPHGKTTMAPQLWREQLVAGSWGITLATAWQAQLARTFGVGRIMLANTVLDPAGLAWVAAESARDDDFEIYTWADGVATVELMDKILRETAAGPRVRVLVELGGPHGRTGARTRAQARAVAAAIGASERLSLAGVAGYEGALAHDRRPEGVAAVRSYLRELAALHTELLTAGAYSGPAVVTAGGSAYPELVVEELAGLADPEGVRGAPTTVVLRSGAYIVHDDGFYAGISPLAAPAREPGLRSAMHGWARVVSRPEPELALLDGGKRDFPLDEGLPVPQLVVGGTLPPNAVVTALNDQHTFLRLPGAGAADLPVGSIVRLGLSHPCTAFDKWRLIPVIDSVDAPDPRVVDLIRTYF is encoded by the coding sequence ATCATCGACAACGACGTCGTGGACGCCCTCGCCGACGAGTTGCTCGGACCCCACGACAAGAGCGCGCCGCCCGCGGCGTGGGGGAGCGCCGTGCGTGAATATCTCGTCGGCGCACCGCGACTCGATCAGTGGCAGACGCCGTTGCTCACCCTCGACCGCGGCAGGCTCGACGCGAACCGCGACCTCATGGCCGAGTGGACCACCACGGCGGGCGTCGCGCTCGCCCCGCACGGCAAGACGACCATGGCGCCGCAGCTGTGGCGCGAGCAGCTCGTGGCCGGTTCGTGGGGAATCACCTTGGCGACCGCGTGGCAGGCGCAGCTCGCGCGCACGTTCGGTGTCGGCCGGATCATGCTCGCCAATACGGTGCTCGATCCTGCCGGATTGGCCTGGGTCGCAGCGGAATCGGCACGCGACGACGACTTCGAGATCTACACCTGGGCCGACGGCGTCGCCACCGTCGAACTGATGGACAAGATCCTGCGCGAGACCGCCGCGGGTCCGCGCGTCCGCGTGCTGGTCGAGCTGGGGGGACCGCACGGCCGGACCGGCGCTCGCACCCGGGCCCAAGCGCGCGCGGTCGCCGCCGCCATCGGTGCGAGTGAGCGGCTGAGCCTGGCCGGAGTCGCGGGCTACGAGGGCGCGCTGGCGCACGACCGCCGCCCCGAGGGTGTCGCGGCGGTGCGCAGCTACCTACGCGAGCTGGCCGCACTGCACACCGAACTTCTCACCGCAGGTGCCTATTCGGGTCCGGCGGTGGTCACCGCGGGCGGCAGCGCCTACCCCGAACTCGTGGTCGAGGAACTCGCCGGACTGGCCGACCCCGAGGGTGTGCGTGGGGCGCCGACCACGGTGGTTCTGCGCAGCGGCGCCTATATCGTCCACGACGACGGCTTCTACGCGGGAATCTCCCCGCTCGCCGCCCCCGCGAGGGAGCCGGGTCTGCGGTCGGCCATGCACGGCTGGGCCAGGGTGGTCTCGCGACCCGAGCCGGAGCTGGCCCTGCTCGACGGCGGCAAACGCGATTTCCCCCTCGACGAGGGTCTACCGGTGCCCCAACTGGTCGTCGGCGGCACCCTGCCGCCCAACGCGGTCGTCACCGCGCTCAACGATCAGCACACCTTTCTGCGCTTGCCCGGCGCCGGCGCGGCCGATCTCCCGGTCGGCTCGATCGTCCGCCTCGGTCTCTCGCACCCCTGCACCGCGTTCGACAAGTGGCGCCTGATCCCGGTGATCGACAGCGTCGACGCACCCGATCCACGCGTGGTCGACCTGATCCGCACCTACTTCTGA
- a CDS encoding sugar kinase — protein MTQATATRPRAITVGEGLAVLIAGAGPLEQSARFDRGAGGAEANVAVVLAQLDVSAAWLSRVGDDGFGRYLVAELSAQGVDVTAVAVDPIRPTGLYIKERGAGSGAPNDLGADASRMHYYRTGSAASALSPADLTDRAALLAGADLVHFTGITTALSESATELTRALLGRPRRGLVSFDLNYRPAVWGSRIDEATDELDAHIRGADVVFLGTDEAEEIFGTGEPAALRASFPEPAQLIVKNDKHTVTGFDGDRAIEVPALTLEITERIGAGDAFAGGYLAALLHGADLRTRLRYGHLCAAAALTATGDSAKLPPPEDIRRLARLPDDIWATLRYPAALDETISA, from the coding sequence GTGACCCAGGCAACAGCCACCCGTCCCAGGGCGATCACTGTCGGCGAGGGACTGGCCGTGCTGATCGCGGGCGCGGGACCGCTGGAACAGTCCGCCCGGTTCGATCGCGGCGCGGGCGGCGCGGAGGCCAACGTCGCCGTGGTGCTCGCTCAGCTCGATGTCTCGGCGGCATGGCTCTCGCGCGTCGGCGATGACGGCTTCGGGCGCTATCTCGTCGCCGAGCTCAGCGCGCAGGGTGTGGATGTCACCGCGGTCGCGGTCGACCCGATCCGGCCCACCGGCCTCTACATCAAGGAGCGCGGTGCGGGCTCCGGCGCGCCCAACGACCTGGGCGCCGACGCCAGCCGCATGCACTACTACCGCACGGGTTCGGCCGCCAGCGCGCTGTCCCCCGCCGACCTGACGGACCGGGCCGCGCTGCTCGCGGGCGCCGATCTCGTGCACTTCACCGGCATCACCACGGCGCTGTCGGAGTCGGCGACCGAACTCACCCGCGCGCTGCTCGGCCGGCCCCGTCGGGGGCTGGTCAGCTTCGACCTGAATTACCGTCCGGCGGTGTGGGGTTCGCGCATCGACGAGGCCACCGACGAGCTCGACGCGCATATTCGCGGCGCCGACGTGGTGTTCCTCGGCACCGACGAGGCCGAGGAGATCTTCGGCACCGGTGAACCGGCCGCTCTGCGCGCCTCGTTCCCCGAACCTGCCCAGCTGATCGTCAAGAACGACAAGCACACCGTCACGGGTTTCGACGGTGACCGAGCGATCGAGGTGCCGGCGCTGACGCTGGAGATCACCGAACGCATCGGTGCGGGCGACGCCTTCGCCGGCGGCTATCTCGCCGCCCTGTTGCACGGCGCCGACCTGCGCACCCGCCTTCGCTACGGCCATCTGTGCGCGGCGGCGGCGCTGACCGCGACCGGCGATTCGGCGAAACTGCCGCCGCCGGAGGATATTCGGCGTCTCGCGCGGCTGCCGGACGATATCTGGGCCACGCTGCGCTATCCCGCGGCGCTGGATGAAACGATCAGCGCATGA
- a CDS encoding IclR family transcriptional regulator, giving the protein MSQSVSRALSILIALGESSQSLDELAVRLGVHKSTVLRLLQTMQADRFVVRDNAHRYSLGTRMFELASRALENRDVRTVARPHLSALGAATGQTVHLAAYESGDAVYIDKVDAEQAVRMYSRIGRPAPLHCTAVGKVLVAALPRGEWAAVAARLDYHPFTARTLRTPEQYLAELKLVAAQGFAEDHEEHESFVNCIGVGVRDGIGAVVAAVSVSVPDVLLDHDQVLALLPQLRATADAISTELGWDPGRDVTARKG; this is encoded by the coding sequence ATGAGTCAAAGCGTGTCGCGGGCCCTGTCCATTCTCATCGCCCTCGGCGAGAGCTCACAGTCCCTCGACGAGCTGGCTGTCCGGCTCGGCGTTCACAAGTCGACGGTGCTGCGGCTCCTGCAGACCATGCAGGCCGATCGCTTCGTCGTGCGCGACAACGCGCACCGCTACTCGCTCGGCACCCGCATGTTCGAATTGGCCAGTCGCGCACTGGAAAATCGTGATGTTCGCACCGTCGCCCGCCCGCACCTGAGCGCGCTGGGCGCGGCCACCGGGCAGACCGTGCACCTGGCCGCCTACGAATCCGGCGACGCCGTCTACATCGACAAGGTCGACGCCGAGCAGGCGGTGCGGATGTACTCGCGGATCGGCAGGCCGGCTCCGCTGCACTGCACCGCCGTCGGCAAGGTACTCGTCGCCGCGCTGCCCCGCGGCGAATGGGCCGCCGTGGCAGCACGATTGGACTACCACCCCTTCACCGCCCGCACTCTGCGCACCCCCGAGCAGTATTTGGCCGAGCTGAAACTCGTTGCCGCGCAGGGTTTCGCCGAAGACCACGAGGAACACGAGAGCTTCGTCAACTGCATCGGCGTCGGTGTGCGCGACGGAATCGGCGCCGTCGTCGCCGCCGTCTCGGTCTCGGTTCCCGACGTGCTGCTCGACCATGACCAAGTGCTGGCGCTGTTGCCGCAGCTCAGGGCGACGGCCGACGCCATCTCCACCGAACTCGGCTGGGACCCCGGTCGAGACGTCACCGCGAGGAAAGGCTGA
- a CDS encoding RidA family protein, protein MSDKTAVRTSGAPAPAHTFSQGVRKGPFVQVSGQGPVDPETSEYLHPGDVAAQTTRTLMNVKAIIDASGATFDDVMMLRVYLTKREDFAIMNEAYGEFVTTHTSNGVLPSRTTVFTGLPRAEMLVEIDAIAVVTD, encoded by the coding sequence ATGTCCGACAAGACCGCCGTACGCACCTCCGGCGCGCCGGCGCCCGCCCACACCTTCTCCCAGGGCGTGCGCAAGGGCCCGTTCGTCCAGGTGTCCGGTCAGGGCCCCGTGGATCCCGAGACCAGCGAGTACCTGCATCCGGGCGATGTCGCCGCCCAGACCACGCGCACCCTGATGAACGTCAAGGCGATCATCGACGCGTCCGGCGCCACTTTCGACGATGTGATGATGCTGCGCGTCTACCTCACCAAGCGCGAGGACTTCGCGATCATGAACGAGGCGTACGGCGAATTCGTCACGACGCACACCAGCAACGGCGTGCTGCCCTCGCGCACCACCGTTTTCACCGGTCTGCCGCGCGCGGAGATGCTCGTCGAGATCGACGCGATCGCCGTCGTAACCGACTGA
- the ppc gene encoding phosphoenolpyruvate carboxylase: MGESRIEMEPEATRPLREDIRFLGGILGDTIRDHEGPEVFDLIERVRIEAFRVRREEVERSAVADMLDGTPTEVAIPLIRAFSYFVLLANLAEDIQRDRRRAVHVAAGEPPQDSSLAATYDKLDAAGLDGTVVAELLTDALVSPVITAHPTETRRRTVFDVQSKITELMRLRRRLEPGEPGLGESELRIRREVLTLWRTALIRLARLRIQDEISVGLRYYDLTLYDVIPAINAQVRAALRTRWPAADLLPRPILRPGSWIGGDRDGNPFVTAEVVHTAAEQAAAYAFGRYLDELVELEKTLSQSARLVQVTPRVAELAAAGYPDPGLFADEPYRRALHAIRARLSATAELALGELPEHGFDVGAAPYPTPQSVLDDLDAIDESMRASGDGLLADDRLAALRHAIETFGFHLQGLDMRQNSEVHEQVVTELLAWSGVHPDYPSLSEAQRVELLAAELRTRRPLLGPNAQLSELADKELGVLGAAKEVIDTFGAAAIPNYIISMCTSVSDMLEAALLLKEAGILDPGTADTAPSCPVGIVPLFETIEDLSAGASTLAAVLEVPVYRELVEAAGMRQEVMLGYSDSNKDGGYLAANWALYRAELDLVEVAGKAGIRLRLFHGRGGTVGRGGGRSYDAILAQPAGAVRGSLRLTEQGEVIAAKYSESGAAHRNLESLIAGTLESTLLDVEGLGDDAEPAYELLDDLAARARAAYANLVHDTPGFVEYFRESTPVAEVGDLNIGSRPASRKPTNSVSDLRAIPWVMAWSQARVMLPGWYGTGTALEDWVGDDPARLARLTDLYQRWPFFNTVLSNLAQVMAKSDLDIAARYAELVTDETLRAKIFAMIADEHARTIRMYLAVTGHTELLSDNPSLAESIHNRFPYLEPLNQLQVDLLARLRGGDDSELVKRGILLTMNGLATALRNSG; the protein is encoded by the coding sequence ATGGGCGAATCGCGAATCGAGATGGAACCCGAAGCTACCCGGCCGCTGCGCGAGGACATCCGCTTCCTCGGCGGCATCCTGGGCGACACCATCCGCGACCACGAAGGTCCCGAGGTGTTCGACCTGATCGAGCGCGTGCGCATCGAGGCTTTCCGGGTGCGCCGTGAGGAGGTCGAGCGCAGCGCCGTCGCCGACATGCTCGACGGCACCCCCACCGAGGTCGCGATCCCGCTGATCCGGGCGTTCAGCTACTTCGTGCTGCTGGCCAACCTGGCCGAGGACATCCAGCGTGACCGGCGCCGCGCCGTGCACGTGGCGGCGGGCGAGCCACCGCAGGACTCCTCCCTGGCCGCCACCTACGACAAGCTCGACGCGGCCGGACTCGACGGCACGGTGGTGGCCGAGCTGCTCACGGACGCGCTCGTCTCCCCGGTGATCACCGCGCACCCGACCGAAACCCGCAGGCGCACCGTCTTCGACGTGCAGTCCAAGATCACCGAACTGATGCGCCTGCGCCGCCGCCTCGAACCCGGTGAGCCCGGCCTCGGCGAATCCGAACTGCGGATCCGCCGCGAAGTCCTCACCCTGTGGCGCACGGCGCTGATCCGGTTGGCGCGCTTGCGGATCCAGGACGAGATCTCCGTAGGCCTGCGCTACTACGACCTGACCCTCTACGACGTGATCCCCGCGATCAACGCGCAGGTGCGTGCGGCATTGCGGACGCGCTGGCCCGCCGCGGACCTCCTGCCGCGCCCGATCCTGCGGCCGGGCTCCTGGATCGGTGGCGACCGCGACGGAAACCCCTTCGTCACAGCGGAAGTCGTGCACACCGCCGCCGAACAGGCCGCCGCCTACGCCTTCGGCCGCTACCTGGACGAGCTGGTCGAACTCGAGAAGACCCTGTCCCAATCGGCCCGCCTGGTGCAGGTGACACCTCGGGTCGCGGAACTCGCGGCAGCGGGTTACCCCGACCCCGGCCTGTTCGCCGACGAGCCGTATCGCCGTGCGCTGCACGCGATTCGGGCCCGGCTCAGTGCCACCGCCGAACTCGCGCTCGGTGAACTGCCCGAACACGGTTTCGACGTGGGCGCCGCGCCGTATCCGACGCCGCAATCGGTCCTCGACGACCTCGACGCGATCGACGAGTCCATGCGCGCCAGCGGCGACGGACTACTCGCCGACGACCGCCTCGCCGCCCTGCGTCACGCCATCGAGACCTTCGGGTTCCACCTCCAGGGTCTGGACATGCGCCAGAACTCCGAGGTGCACGAGCAGGTGGTCACCGAACTGCTGGCGTGGTCGGGCGTGCACCCCGACTATCCGAGTCTGTCCGAAGCCCAGCGGGTGGAACTGCTCGCCGCCGAATTGCGGACGCGCCGACCATTGCTCGGGCCGAATGCCCAGCTGAGCGAACTCGCCGACAAGGAACTGGGTGTGCTCGGTGCCGCCAAGGAGGTCATCGATACCTTCGGCGCCGCCGCCATCCCGAACTACATCATCAGCATGTGCACCTCGGTCAGCGACATGCTCGAGGCGGCGTTGCTGCTGAAGGAAGCGGGCATTCTCGATCCCGGCACCGCCGACACCGCGCCGAGCTGTCCCGTCGGCATCGTCCCGCTGTTCGAGACCATCGAGGACCTCAGCGCCGGTGCGTCGACGCTGGCCGCGGTGCTGGAGGTACCGGTCTATCGCGAGCTGGTCGAAGCGGCGGGCATGCGTCAGGAAGTGATGCTCGGCTACTCCGATTCCAACAAGGACGGCGGCTATCTCGCCGCGAACTGGGCGCTCTACCGCGCGGAACTGGACCTGGTGGAGGTGGCCGGGAAAGCGGGCATCCGCTTGCGGCTGTTCCACGGTCGCGGCGGTACCGTCGGTCGCGGTGGTGGGCGCAGCTACGACGCCATCCTGGCTCAGCCCGCGGGCGCGGTGCGGGGTTCGCTGCGCTTGACCGAACAGGGTGAGGTGATCGCCGCGAAGTACTCCGAATCCGGTGCGGCACATCGCAATCTGGAATCACTGATCGCGGGCACCCTGGAGTCGACGCTCCTGGACGTGGAGGGTCTGGGTGACGACGCCGAACCGGCGTACGAGCTCCTCGACGACCTCGCCGCCCGCGCTCGCGCCGCCTACGCGAACCTGGTGCACGACACCCCCGGCTTCGTCGAGTACTTCCGCGAATCCACCCCGGTCGCCGAGGTCGGCGACCTCAATATCGGCAGCCGCCCAGCCTCCCGCAAGCCCACCAATTCGGTGTCGGACCTGCGCGCCATCCCCTGGGTGATGGCCTGGAGCCAAGCCAGGGTCATGCTGCCCGGCTGGTACGGCACCGGGACCGCGCTCGAGGACTGGGTCGGCGACGATCCGGCCCGCCTCGCGCGTCTCACCGACCTCTACCAGCGCTGGCCGTTCTTCAACACGGTGCTGTCGAACCTGGCCCAGGTGATGGCCAAGAGCGACCTCGACATCGCCGCCCGCTACGCCGAACTCGTCACCGACGAGACCCTGCGCGCGAAGATCTTCGCCATGATCGCCGACGAACACGCCCGCACCATCCGCATGTACCTGGCGGTCACCGGCCACACCGAACTACTCAGCGACAACCCGTCGCTGGCCGAGTCGATCCACAACCGCTTCCCCTACCTGGAGCCGCTGAACCAGCTCCAGGTCGACCTGCTGGCCCGGCTGCGCGGCGGTGACGATTCCGAACTGGTGAAGCGAGGCATCCTGCTCACCATGAACGGCCTGGCCACCGCCCTGCGCAACTCGGGTTAG
- a CDS encoding sugar O-acetyltransferase produces the protein MGEQKQRMLAGELYRDNDPELVAERQRAQRLCDEFNRTGPDETGRRTELLGDLLGKLGQDSWIMPRFQCDYGYLIEIGTNSFLNYDAILLDCAPIIIGDDCSIGPRCQLLTALHPMQDHEKRRQRWESAAPIRIGNNAWFGGGVIVCPGVTIGDDVVVGAGSVVTHDLPDRVFAAGNPARVIRQL, from the coding sequence GTGGGCGAACAGAAGCAGCGCATGCTGGCCGGGGAGCTGTATCGGGACAACGATCCGGAACTCGTGGCCGAACGGCAACGGGCGCAACGGCTGTGTGACGAGTTCAATCGCACCGGACCCGACGAGACCGGGCGGCGAACCGAGTTGCTCGGCGATCTGCTCGGCAAGCTGGGGCAGGACTCGTGGATCATGCCGCGGTTCCAGTGTGACTACGGCTACCTGATCGAGATCGGGACGAACAGCTTCCTCAACTACGACGCGATCCTGCTCGACTGCGCGCCGATCATCATCGGCGACGACTGTTCGATCGGGCCGCGCTGTCAGTTGCTCACCGCCTTGCATCCGATGCAGGACCATGAGAAGCGCAGGCAGCGCTGGGAATCCGCCGCTCCGATCCGGATCGGGAACAACGCCTGGTTCGGTGGCGGGGTGATCGTGTGCCCCGGCGTGACCATCGGTGACGACGTGGTCGTCGGCGCGGGCAGCGTGGTGACCCACGATCTGCCGGACCGCGTTTTCGCAGCGGGCAATCCGGCACGGGTGATCCGGCAGCTCTAG